One part of the Chiroxiphia lanceolata isolate bChiLan1 chromosome 14, bChiLan1.pri, whole genome shotgun sequence genome encodes these proteins:
- the LOC116794122 gene encoding LOW QUALITY PROTEIN: gap junction alpha-3 protein-like (The sequence of the model RefSeq protein was modified relative to this genomic sequence to represent the inferred CDS: inserted 7 bases in 5 codons; deleted 6 bases in 4 codons), with protein sequence MGDWSLLGLAARTPREHSTVVGKVWLTVLFVFRILVLGAAAEXVWGDELSGFSCDTQQPGCQSAAIDSTFPISHLRFWVLQIILSPXPSLVYLAHLHLVHLEEKHSSKRQHGRQRGQXLAAPQAAPAPCRGHTGTVCMRGAILRTYICNVVFKALLEVVFIVAMYALYGFQLKPLYTGSRWXCPNTVNCYISRPTEKTILILFMLGVACXSLLLNLVEIYYLGLTKCRQGQPQVPHHNQSHVAL encoded by the exons ATGGGGGACTGGAGCCTGCTGGGTCTGGCTGCT AGAACGCCCAGAGAGCACTCCACAGTGGTGGGGAAGGTCTGGCTCACCGTCCTCTTTGTCTTCCGCATCCTGGTGCTGGGGGCAGCCGCTG CGGTCTGGGGTGACGAGCTGTCTGGCTTCTCCTGCGACACGCAGCAGCCCGGCTGCCAGAGCGCC GCTATTGACAGCACCTTCCCCATCTCCCATCTCCGCTTCTGGGTCCTGCAGATTATCTTGTCTCC CCCCAGCCTTGTGTACCTGGCACATCTGCACCTGGTGCATCTGGAGGAGAAGCACAGCAGCAAGCGGCAGCACGGGCGGCAGCGGGGCCA GCTGGCCGCgccccaggcagccccagctccctgcaggggACACACGGGGACGGTCTGCATGCGGGGGGCCATCCTGAGGACGTACATCTGCAACGTTGTCTTCAAGGCTCTCTTGGAAGTGGTCTTCATTGTG GCCATGTATGCCTTGTACGGGTTCCAGCTGAAGCCCCTCTACACCGGCAGCCGCT CCTGCCCCAACACTGTCAACTGCTACATCTCCCGGCCCACTGAGAAGACCATCTTAATCCTCTTCATGCTGGGGGTGGCCT GGTCCCTGTTGCTCAACCTGGTGGAGATCTACTACCTGGGT CTCACCAAGTGCCGGCAGGGCCAGCCCCAAGTCCCGCATCATAACCAGTCCCACGTGGCCCTTTAG
- the GJB1 gene encoding LOW QUALITY PROTEIN: gap junction beta-1 protein (The sequence of the model RefSeq protein was modified relative to this genomic sequence to represent the inferred CDS: inserted 3 bases in 2 codons; deleted 9 bases in 6 codons), with protein MNWAGLYTVLSGVNRHSPTAIGRILAPSIFIFRIMVLVVAAESVWGDEEIRLTCNTQQPGCNSVCYDHFFPISHIRXGALQLILVTTPALLVAMHVAYQSNQEKKLLLLTGHGIPXHMEEVKKHKMRISGSLWWTYVCSVVFRLLFEAVFIVHLLHALTGLQMMRLVKCEAYPCPKTVDCFISRPTEKTIFTVFMLVTSAICIVLNMAELVYLVVRACARRSRHNSNPSSGKSSFYGHKHSSEYKQNEINQLLSEQDGSLKDMLRRNSGLQEKGDRCSAC; from the exons ATGAACTGGGCAGGGCTCTACACGGTCCTGAGCGGGGTGAACCGCCATTCGCCCACCGCCATCGGCCGCATTCTGGCT CCGTCCATCTTCATCTTCCGGATAatggtgctggtggtggcagcTGAGAGTGTCTGGGGGGATGAGGAAATCCGCCTT ACCTGCAACAcccagcagcctggctgcaaCAGCGTCTGCTACGACCACTTCTTCCCCATCTCCCACATCCG CGGGGCCCTGCAGCTCATCCTTGTCACCACA CCGGCCCTTCTCGTAGCCATGCACGTGGCCTACCAG AGCAACCaggagaagaagctgctgctacTGACGGGGCACGGGATTC AGCACATGGAAGAGGTGAAGAAGCACAAGATGCGCATCTCGGGTTCGCTGTGGTGGACGTACGTCTGCAGCGTGGTCTTCAGGCTGCTCTTCGAGGCTGTGTTCATTGTACATCTTCTACATGCTCTAACCGGGCTACAGATGATGCGGCTGGTCAAGTGCGAGGCTTATCCCTGCCCTAAAACTGTTGACTGCTTCATCTCCCGGCCCACTGAGAAGACCATCTTCACTGTCTTCATGCTGGTCACCTCC GCAATCTGCATCGTCCTCAATATGGCAGAGCTGGTCTACCTGGTGGTGCGGGCCTGTGCCCGTCGGAGCCGGCACAACTCCAACCCCTCGTCGGGGAAGAGCTCCTTCTATGGGCACAAGCATTCCTCCGAGTACAAGCAGAATGAGATCAAccagctgctgagc gagcaggacgGTTCCCTCAAGGACATGCTGCGCCGCAactctgggctgcaggagaagggTGACCGCTGCTCTGCCTGCTAG